From one Planktothrix agardhii NIES-204 genomic stretch:
- the pheS gene encoding phenylalanyl-tRNA synthetase alpha subunit: MATQLSELETQLEDLRAAGTTAIATSQTLDELEQLRINYLGKKGKVSVVLGGMGKLDPSERPRIGALANDVKKALETGLEDKRTALQRAQLKAQLQSETLDVTMPGVYHSQGRIHPLNGIIDRALDIFVGLGYTVASGPEMETDYYNFEALNTPPDHPARDMQDTFYLPDGNLLRTHTSSVQIRYMEEHQPPIRIVAPGRVYRRDTVDATHAAVFHQIELLAIEEGLQFTDLKGTIKEFLRQMFGDLPVRFRASYFPFTEPSAEVDLQWQGKWLEVLGCGMVDPNVLKAAGYDPEKYTGFAAGFGVERFAMVLHQIDDIRRVYASDLRFLRQF; the protein is encoded by the coding sequence ATGGCAACTCAACTTAGTGAATTAGAAACTCAACTGGAAGACTTACGCGCCGCAGGAACAACGGCGATCGCAACTTCTCAAACCCTAGATGAATTAGAACAGTTGCGAATTAACTACTTAGGCAAAAAAGGCAAAGTTTCCGTCGTTTTAGGGGGAATGGGAAAACTAGACCCCAGTGAACGGCCCCGCATTGGAGCTTTAGCTAATGATGTCAAAAAAGCCTTAGAAACAGGTTTAGAGGATAAACGCACCGCCCTCCAACGCGCCCAACTCAAAGCCCAACTTCAGTCGGAAACCCTAGATGTCACCATGCCGGGTGTCTATCATTCCCAGGGCCGAATTCATCCCCTAAATGGCATTATTGATCGGGCTTTGGATATATTTGTTGGGTTAGGATATACCGTGGCTTCTGGCCCGGAAATGGAAACGGACTATTATAATTTTGAAGCCCTAAATACTCCCCCCGACCATCCAGCCCGGGATATGCAGGATACTTTTTATTTACCCGATGGTAACTTATTAAGAACCCATACCTCCTCGGTGCAAATTCGCTACATGGAAGAACACCAACCCCCCATCCGCATTGTCGCCCCGGGTCGGGTTTATCGTCGGGATACGGTGGATGCTACCCATGCGGCGGTGTTCCATCAAATTGAACTTTTAGCCATTGAAGAAGGCCTACAATTTACCGATTTAAAAGGCACAATTAAAGAGTTTTTGCGCCAAATGTTCGGGGATTTACCCGTGCGGTTTCGGGCCAGTTATTTCCCCTTTACTGAACCCTCGGCCGAAGTGGATTTACAATGGCAGGGAAAATGGCTAGAAGTGTTAGGATGTGGCATGGTTGATCCGAATGTGTTAAAAGCGGCTGGCTATGACCCGGAAAAATACACAGGATTTGCGGCGGGTTTTGGTGTAGAACGGTTTGCCATGGTTTTACATCAAATTGATGATATTCGGCGGGTTTATGCCAGTGATTTACGCTTTTTACGTCAGTTCTAA
- a CDS encoding hypothetical protein (stationary-phase survival protein SurE homolog) encodes MKLLISNDDGVFAQGIRSLANGLAQVGHEVTLVCPDQERSATGHGLTLHHPIRVEQVEDIFAPSVTAWACSGTPADSVKVGLFGVMETPPDLVLAGINHGPNVATDILYSGTVSAAMEGLIQGIPSIAFSLGSYSSREFQGAVEFAQRLIHTLEKQPLPEAMLLNVNVPSVPPQDIQGVKITRQGIRRYVDILEKRIDPRGKTYYWLTGELMEDVELLNEPSELDEFMTDVHALRQNLITITPLQYNLTHITELQKLQTWSQML; translated from the coding sequence ATGAAACTATTAATTAGTAATGATGATGGGGTTTTTGCCCAAGGAATTCGCAGTTTAGCCAATGGTTTAGCCCAAGTCGGACATGAAGTAACTCTGGTTTGTCCCGATCAAGAACGTTCGGCTACGGGTCATGGTTTAACCTTACACCATCCCATTCGCGTTGAACAGGTAGAGGATATTTTTGCCCCCTCCGTAACCGCTTGGGCCTGTTCAGGAACCCCCGCCGACTCTGTAAAAGTGGGACTATTTGGGGTGATGGAAACCCCGCCGGATTTGGTTTTAGCCGGAATTAATCATGGGCCGAATGTGGCCACGGATATTCTGTACTCCGGTACGGTTTCAGCAGCCATGGAAGGGTTAATTCAAGGAATTCCCAGTATTGCTTTTAGTTTGGGGAGTTATTCTTCACGGGAGTTTCAAGGGGCGGTGGAATTTGCCCAACGGTTAATTCACACCTTAGAAAAACAGCCCCTACCCGAAGCGATGTTACTAAATGTTAATGTTCCCAGTGTCCCCCCCCAGGACATTCAGGGGGTGAAGATTACCCGTCAAGGAATTCGTCGTTATGTTGATATTTTGGAAAAACGTATTGACCCTAGGGGAAAAACCTATTATTGGTTAACTGGAGAATTAATGGAAGATGTAGAACTGTTAAATGAACCCTCGGAATTAGATGAGTTTATGACGGATGTTCATGCTTTACGTCAAAATCTGATCACCATCACCCCCCTACAATATAACCTTACCCATATTACAGAATTACAAAAGTTACAAACTTGGTCGCAGATGTTATAG
- the infC gene encoding translation initiation factor IF-3 yields the protein MPVTDKKINRNLPPINENIRFPKIRVIDADGSQLGILTPREASRMAEEKELDLVLVSDKADPPVCRIMDYGKYKYEQEKKVREAKKKQHTVDVKEVKMRYIIDEHDYKVRVNQAKRFLQSGDKVKATIMFRGREIQHSHLAKSLLERMASELQELAEVQQEPKQEGRSMMMLLSPKK from the coding sequence ATGCCTGTGACCGATAAAAAAATCAATCGCAATTTGCCTCCAATTAACGAAAATATCCGGTTTCCTAAAATCCGGGTCATAGATGCAGATGGCTCTCAATTAGGGATTCTCACCCCCCGGGAAGCCTCGCGCATGGCGGAGGAAAAGGAACTCGACTTGGTATTGGTTAGCGACAAAGCCGACCCCCCGGTGTGTCGGATTATGGACTATGGCAAATACAAGTACGAACAGGAAAAGAAAGTTCGAGAAGCCAAGAAAAAACAACACACCGTTGATGTCAAGGAAGTCAAGATGCGCTACATCATTGACGAACACGACTACAAAGTGCGCGTCAATCAAGCCAAACGCTTCCTACAATCGGGGGATAAAGTCAAAGCCACTATTATGTTCCGGGGTCGGGAAATTCAACACAGCCACCTCGCCAAAAGCCTCCTGGAACGTATGGCCTCTGAGTTACAAGAATTGGCTGAGGTGCAACAGGAACCCAAACAAGAAGGACGCAGCATGATGATGTTGCTCTCACCCAAAAAGTAG
- a CDS encoding putative acyl-carrier-protein, which yields MFESLSGKKVVIIGMNSGVDLAIANKMLEVGAKVVLSHPSSEKLNQAIGLISVEIEAKTVNILDEDSVNTFFEEVGNFDHLVVTAIGDRNMPRSLLAEMTTETAQGAMDKFWGTFFAVRAGLKTIATDGSITLTSSVSMFKSSKLGGISVIAAANSAVAAFGRSLALEIAPIRVNVIAPGLIEDTSIWSSQSESERSDLSKWAIAALPVAHLGQPEALAQAVLSLMTNPYMTGVILPVEGGVTLI from the coding sequence ATGTTTGAGTCGCTATCAGGAAAAAAGGTAGTTATTATTGGCATGAATTCAGGAGTTGACCTGGCGATCGCCAATAAAATGCTAGAAGTGGGGGCAAAAGTTGTACTTTCCCACCCATCTTCAGAAAAATTAAATCAGGCGATCGGATTAATTTCGGTCGAGATTGAAGCTAAAACTGTTAACATTTTGGATGAAGATTCAGTTAATACTTTTTTTGAGGAAGTGGGAAACTTTGATCATTTAGTCGTAACTGCTATCGGAGACAGAAATATGCCCCGATCGCTATTAGCAGAAATGACCACAGAAACGGCTCAAGGTGCCATGGACAAGTTCTGGGGAACGTTTTTTGCTGTGCGTGCCGGGTTGAAAACCATAGCCACCGATGGCTCCATTACCCTAACCTCCAGTGTTTCTATGTTTAAATCTTCAAAACTGGGAGGGATTTCCGTGATCGCCGCTGCCAATAGTGCCGTGGCCGCATTTGGCCGATCGCTGGCATTAGAAATCGCACCAATTCGGGTCAATGTGATTGCTCCTGGACTGATAGAGGATACTAGCATCTGGAGCAGTCAAAGCGAGTCTGAACGTTCAGACCTCAGTAAGTGGGCGATCGCAGCCTTACCTGTGGCCCATCTGGGGCAACCAGAGGCACTAGCGCAGGCGGTATTAAGTTTGATGACTAATCCCTATATGACCGGGGTGATTTTACCTGTTGAGGGTGGAGTCACCTTGATCTAA
- the mvdE_2 gene encoding unknown protein, translated as MSKNVKVSAPKAVPFFARFLAEQAVEANNSNSAPYGNTMKYPSDWEEY; from the coding sequence ATGTCTAAAAATGTTAAAGTCTCTGCGCCCAAAGCAGTCCCCTTCTTTGCTCGTTTCTTAGCGGAGCAAGCCGTGGAAGCTAACAATTCTAATTCTGCTCCTTACGGTAATACTATGAAGTATCCTTCCGATTGGGAAGAATATTAA
- the mvdE_1 gene encoding hypothetical protein yields the protein MSKNVKVSAPKAVPFFARFLAEQAVEANNSNSAPFSTYKYPSDFEDF from the coding sequence ATGTCCAAAAATGTTAAAGTCTCTGCGCCCAAAGCAGTCCCCTTCTTTGCTCGTTTCTTAGCAGAGCAAGCCGTGGAAGCTAACAATTCTAATTCTGCTCCTTTCTCTACTTATAAGTATCCTTCCGATTTTGAAGATTTTTAA
- the mvdD gene encoding hypothetical protein, whose protein sequence is MTVLIFTFSNDNESIPLVVKAIEAKGKKAFRFDTDRFPTEVKLDIYSGDFEGGIVTDGEHKLDLSEVSSVWYRRMRYGAKLPDSMDQQFREASLKECRLTVRGLIASLPGFHFDPMINVDRANNKQLQLQIARQLGLLIPRTLTSNNPEAVKQFAQECKEQGIVTKMLSQFAIYGENKEENVVFTSPVTDDDLDNLEGLSFCPMTFQENVPKALELRTIIVGKQVFTAAINSQQLDGATYDWRKEGRALHEKWQAYNLPEDIEKKLLQLTAYFGLNYGAIDIIVTPDGRHVFLEINPVGEFFWLELFAPYFPISQAIAEILLTPTNQKPF, encoded by the coding sequence ATGACGGTTTTAATTTTCACTTTCAGCAACGATAATGAAAGTATTCCCCTGGTTGTTAAAGCTATTGAAGCTAAGGGTAAAAAAGCCTTTCGTTTTGATACCGATCGCTTTCCTACGGAAGTAAAACTCGATATTTATTCGGGTGATTTTGAGGGGGGAATAGTTACCGATGGAGAACATAAATTAGACTTAAGTGAAGTCTCCTCGGTTTGGTATCGGCGCATGAGATATGGTGCTAAACTTCCTGATAGTATGGATCAGCAATTTCGGGAAGCGTCTTTAAAAGAATGTCGCCTTACCGTCCGAGGATTAATTGCTAGTCTACCAGGTTTCCATTTTGATCCGATGATTAACGTTGATCGGGCTAACAATAAGCAATTGCAATTACAAATTGCCCGACAATTAGGTTTATTAATTCCCCGGACTTTGACCTCAAATAATCCCGAAGCTGTCAAACAATTTGCCCAGGAATGTAAAGAGCAAGGAATTGTTACTAAGATGCTCTCTCAATTTGCAATTTATGGTGAAAATAAAGAAGAAAATGTTGTGTTTACCAGTCCCGTAACTGATGATGATTTAGACAATTTGGAAGGGCTAAGTTTTTGTCCGATGACTTTTCAAGAAAATGTCCCTAAAGCCCTAGAATTAAGGACGATTATTGTCGGAAAACAGGTATTTACTGCCGCCATTAACTCTCAACAATTAGACGGAGCTACCTATGATTGGCGGAAAGAAGGAAGGGCTTTACATGAAAAATGGCAAGCCTATAATTTACCCGAAGATATTGAGAAAAAACTGCTGCAACTGACGGCTTATTTTGGCTTAAACTATGGAGCTATTGATATTATTGTCACTCCCGATGGTCGGCACGTTTTCCTAGAAATTAATCCCGTTGGCGAGTTTTTCTGGTTGGAATTATTTGCTCCCTATTTCCCTATTTCCCAGGCGATCGCTGAAATTCTGCTCACTCCTACAAACCAGAAACCATTTTAG
- the mvdC gene encoding hypothetical protein: protein MSLSRDVVLLITHSGDFFTIDRVIEALLKKGVQPFRFDTDQFPLNVQLTANFGKSNSDHQLEYNGHSISTKQVQAVWLRRIWEPDFQELDPQYQQACAKESKATLNGFWDSLREANWVDHLAQIEAASNKLLQLRLASELGFTIPQTLITNKAEAAREFFQQVNGKMVSKLLTALSRSMESTSFFLYTSLVKEEYLQDAESLRYCPMVFQEQIFKQQELRVIYVNGKVFVGALNASVYEDSTVDWRAPGIEVGAWQNHQLPEELIRRLQTFMGELGLLFGAFDFILTPSGDYVFLEVNPGGEWGMLERDLDLPISEAIADTLIP, encoded by the coding sequence ATGTCTTTGTCTCGTGATGTTGTTTTATTGATTACTCATAGTGGGGATTTTTTCACCATTGATCGAGTCATAGAAGCCCTATTAAAAAAAGGCGTGCAACCCTTTCGTTTTGATACGGATCAATTTCCTCTCAATGTCCAATTAACTGCCAATTTTGGCAAATCAAACAGCGATCATCAACTGGAATATAATGGTCATTCTATTAGCACAAAACAGGTACAAGCGGTTTGGCTACGACGGATCTGGGAGCCTGATTTTCAGGAATTAGACCCCCAATATCAACAGGCTTGTGCCAAGGAATCAAAGGCAACTTTAAACGGCTTTTGGGACAGTCTGAGAGAAGCTAATTGGGTTGATCATTTAGCACAAATTGAGGCAGCAAGTAATAAACTACTGCAATTAAGATTAGCCTCGGAATTGGGATTTACTATTCCGCAAACATTAATTACAAATAAAGCTGAAGCCGCACGGGAATTTTTTCAACAAGTTAACGGCAAAATGGTGAGTAAGCTATTAACGGCTCTTTCTCGTAGTATGGAAAGCACTTCTTTTTTCCTTTATACTAGCTTAGTTAAAGAGGAATATTTACAAGATGCGGAGTCATTACGTTATTGTCCAATGGTTTTCCAAGAACAAATTTTTAAGCAACAGGAATTGCGAGTTATTTATGTGAATGGTAAGGTATTTGTGGGGGCGTTAAATGCTTCTGTTTATGAAGATTCTACCGTAGATTGGCGTGCTCCTGGTATCGAGGTTGGTGCTTGGCAAAATCATCAACTTCCTGAAGAATTAATCCGTCGTCTTCAGACTTTTATGGGTGAATTGGGGCTGTTATTTGGAGCTTTTGATTTTATTCTCACGCCGTCGGGAGATTATGTCTTTTTAGAAGTTAATCCTGGCGGTGAATGGGGAATGTTGGAAAGGGATTTAGATTTGCCAATTTCTGAAGCGATCGCCGATACCTTGATTCCCTAA
- the mvdB gene encoding acetyltransferase, producing MGGLVTKRLRLVPFKLPIVQAAIIGDIELGKVLGVTVLSDWIDQEFYDNLPEIANILIQSPLQGEWGWGNLVIQQAENTLIGHVMLKIIPDIPDPTGSPTGALEIGYQIAPSYRRQGYGSEATKAVLDWAFSQPAVEKVTAGCDADNIGSKRLLEKIGMQHTKTLANGQVLVWELSRSSWFQNSPFKAML from the coding sequence ATGGGTGGTCTTGTTACCAAACGATTACGTTTAGTGCCTTTTAAATTGCCAATTGTACAAGCAGCAATTATTGGCGATATTGAATTAGGAAAAGTTCTAGGTGTTACAGTTTTATCTGACTGGATTGATCAAGAATTTTATGATAACTTGCCAGAAATTGCCAATATACTGATTCAAAGTCCATTACAAGGAGAATGGGGATGGGGAAATTTAGTGATTCAACAAGCAGAAAATACCCTAATTGGTCACGTTATGCTTAAAATTATTCCAGATATCCCCGACCCCACAGGTTCCCCCACAGGAGCACTGGAAATTGGCTATCAAATCGCTCCCTCCTATCGACGACAGGGATACGGATCTGAAGCGACAAAAGCAGTGTTAGACTGGGCATTCTCTCAACCTGCTGTGGAAAAAGTGACAGCCGGCTGCGATGCTGATAATATCGGTTCCAAAAGATTGCTAGAAAAAATTGGAATGCAGCACACAAAAACCCTAGCCAATGGTCAAGTATTAGTTTGGGAATTATCGCGTTCTTCTTGGTTTCAAAATTCCCCTTTTAAAGCTATGCTTTAA
- the mvdA gene encoding ABC-transporter ATP-binding protein, whose protein sequence is MQTQVPPDKTITNPLSSLTRFLQDVKIIAQPYWYPTELNGRAFSDVICSWGMLALMVLSIILLVSVDAFASFWNRHVLDIVIEQRDLSKYLETLWLSSFLIVLITCLVALAQFVRKKVALDWYKWLSNNTLKQYLSDRAYYKIGFTSGLENPDQRLSQEIEPITTITLRFLTTLLEKSLQMITFLVILWTISQEITIYLVIYTISGNFIAVYLTQELNKINRAELNSKAEYNYALTHVRDHAESIAFFRGEEQEEKIIERRFNNIIKNAEQRINWERFQDLFNRGYQSAISVFSMFILTPMFIQDKIDFGEISQASLCCFLFSNALGQLVSEWGTSAKLSNYIERLASFSDGLKTVSLEPKNLGRITTVEDNRLAFENFTLQTPDYEKVIVENLSLSVPSGKGLLIVGPSGRGKSSLLRAIAGLWNAGTGRLVRPDLEEMLFLPQRPYIILGTLRDQLLYPHTTDQITDQELEKILEKVNLQHLLTQTNVFDKQVNWENILSLGEQQRLAFARMLVTRPSFAILDEATSALDLINEESLYQQLQQTQTTFISVGHRESLFNYHQWVLELAENSRWQFLSVEDYQQQKFAAINFLKKY, encoded by the coding sequence ATGCAAACTCAAGTTCCCCCTGACAAAACTATCACCAATCCCCTTTCATCTTTGACTCGATTTTTGCAAGATGTTAAAATTATTGCTCAACCTTACTGGTATCCCACAGAGTTAAATGGACGGGCATTTTCCGATGTGATTTGTTCCTGGGGAATGTTGGCTCTAATGGTTTTAAGCATAATTTTGCTAGTGAGTGTCGATGCTTTTGCCAGCTTCTGGAATCGCCATGTCCTAGATATTGTGATTGAACAAAGAGACCTTTCTAAGTATCTTGAGACTCTCTGGCTGTCTAGCTTTTTGATTGTGCTGATCACCTGTTTAGTCGCCCTGGCTCAATTTGTTAGGAAAAAAGTTGCTCTTGATTGGTATAAGTGGCTAAGTAATAACACCTTAAAACAATATTTGAGCGATCGCGCCTATTATAAAATTGGTTTTACATCGGGTTTAGAAAATCCTGACCAACGTTTATCCCAAGAAATTGAACCGATTACCACCATAACCTTGAGGTTTTTAACAACCTTATTAGAAAAGAGTCTGCAAATGATCACTTTTCTGGTTATTCTTTGGACAATTTCCCAAGAGATTACTATTTATCTAGTTATCTATACCATTTCTGGTAACTTTATTGCGGTGTATTTAACCCAAGAGTTAAATAAGATTAATCGGGCGGAACTTAACTCTAAGGCTGAATATAATTATGCCCTAACCCATGTCCGAGATCATGCGGAATCCATTGCTTTTTTTCGAGGGGAGGAACAGGAAGAAAAAATCATCGAACGCAGATTTAATAATATTATCAAAAATGCTGAACAAAGAATTAATTGGGAGAGATTTCAGGATCTTTTTAATCGTGGCTATCAGTCTGCGATTAGTGTTTTTTCGATGTTTATTCTGACACCAATGTTCATTCAAGATAAAATTGATTTTGGAGAAATTAGTCAAGCCAGTTTATGCTGTTTTCTCTTTTCTAATGCCTTGGGACAACTGGTAAGTGAGTGGGGAACTTCAGCAAAATTATCTAATTATATTGAGCGTTTAGCCTCCTTTTCTGATGGCTTAAAAACAGTGAGCCTAGAACCAAAAAACCTCGGTAGGATTACAACAGTAGAAGACAACCGTTTAGCTTTTGAGAATTTTACTCTACAAACCCCAGATTATGAGAAAGTAATTGTTGAAAATTTATCCCTATCAGTTCCATCGGGAAAAGGTTTATTAATTGTTGGCCCTAGTGGTCGCGGGAAAAGTTCTTTGCTACGAGCGATCGCAGGTTTATGGAATGCAGGAACCGGGCGTTTAGTGCGTCCTGATCTCGAAGAAATGTTATTTTTACCCCAACGTCCTTATATTATTTTGGGCACTCTGCGTGACCAACTCCTTTATCCCCATACCACTGATCAAATTACTGATCAAGAACTTGAAAAAATCCTAGAAAAAGTTAACCTTCAACATTTATTAACTCAAACTAATGTTTTTGATAAACAAGTAAATTGGGAAAATATTTTATCATTAGGAGAACAACAGCGACTAGCCTTTGCCCGAATGTTAGTTACCCGTCCCAGTTTCGCCATATTAGATGAAGCCACCAGTGCTTTAGATTTAATTAATGAAGAAAGTTTGTATCAACAATTACAGCAAACCCAGACAACTTTTATCAGTGTAGGACATCGTGAAAGTCTATTTAATTATCATCAATGGGTACTAGAACTTGCAGAAAATTCTCGTTGGCAATTTTTGAGCGTTGAAGACTACCAACAGCAAAAATTCGCGGCGATCAATTTTCTTAAAAAATATTAA
- the mvdF gene encoding putative methyltransferase, translating to MDKNEWISKFDSLILNPSTREIYGQNEFFNVGYWQSDTQNQEESCFNLMEKLLEFIPEKQGNILDVGSGLGATTSYLLNYYSSAAIVGINISPTQIERSILNAPDCKFLLMDAVNIEFEDNFFDNIICVESAFYFNTREKFLKEAWRVLKPGGNLVLSDMSFATTEYLGDWTVPQANTVKDIAEYQNIYQQLGFQQLQFVEATEECWFRHFRHLKSWLGEEFQSEKMDEETYNANVNAIDNLLSSSAITYLLVAAKKSFRVSQVK from the coding sequence ATGGATAAAAATGAATGGATTAGTAAATTTGATAGTTTAATTCTCAATCCTTCAACTCGGGAAATTTATGGTCAAAACGAGTTTTTTAATGTGGGTTACTGGCAATCAGATACCCAAAATCAAGAGGAATCTTGTTTTAATTTGATGGAAAAACTTTTAGAATTTATTCCCGAAAAGCAGGGAAATATTCTCGATGTTGGCTCCGGTTTGGGCGCAACAACCAGTTACCTCCTCAATTATTATTCCTCGGCAGCAATTGTGGGAATTAATATTTCGCCTACACAAATTGAAAGAAGTATTTTGAACGCTCCTGACTGCAAATTCCTGTTAATGGATGCGGTCAATATTGAATTTGAGGATAATTTTTTTGATAATATTATTTGTGTAGAATCAGCTTTCTATTTTAATACTAGAGAAAAGTTTCTAAAAGAAGCTTGGCGGGTGCTGAAACCGGGGGGAAATTTAGTTCTCTCGGATATGAGTTTTGCCACAACAGAATATTTGGGTGATTGGACTGTTCCCCAAGCTAATACGGTTAAAGATATTGCCGAATATCAAAATATTTACCAACAGTTAGGATTTCAACAGTTACAATTCGTGGAGGCGACGGAGGAATGTTGGTTCCGACATTTTCGACATCTAAAATCTTGGCTGGGAGAAGAATTTCAATCAGAAAAGATGGACGAAGAAACCTATAATGCTAATGTTAATGCTATAGATAATTTATTAAGTTCTTCAGCAATAACTTATTTATTGGTAGCAGCAAAGAAATCATTTAGAGTTAGTCAAGTTAAATAA
- the mcnG_1 gene encoding McnG protein: MTIALVDEQNLVKQVVQDIQQNEITIAAKKLRQQAKNSCELPHEWLLKTAEALENNDWSILAEDFINMDFIGKNGYFLIIAPYKINRQCQGQVTLSAISGKIHDNSQPSIEQLENLSREKFGTLGQPVPRNLSFTEIASCGHLSGEKGEAFIVPNGWLFPNSIDGPALNNSSEQRRRFLGFSHQCIQTIFEPETANLLLGPLEDEINSERYRHVDTQVHEAGHASGLGFDFKANQNLFQNYTYAGVEEWRSDSLGFEFAACTLPAEEAGKLVAVNFCIRFGLDAHRLGGVEKDTDVHASLISLEYLFQNDAIYITKNGQLALRNLSYPGLLQAVELHRAQALSITRRELNLKSPTGIFSLYKIDIHPSTLSVFQGLIIERCQGIWRHLQ, encoded by the coding sequence ATGACAATAGCCCTCGTAGATGAACAAAATTTAGTCAAACAAGTAGTTCAAGATATTCAGCAAAATGAAATTACTATTGCTGCCAAAAAATTGCGTCAACAGGCTAAAAATTCTTGTGAACTTCCCCACGAATGGCTACTAAAAACAGCAGAGGCTTTAGAAAATAACGACTGGAGTATTTTGGCGGAAGATTTTATCAATATGGATTTTATTGGTAAAAATGGTTATTTCTTAATTATTGCCCCTTATAAAATTAATCGACAATGCCAAGGTCAGGTAACTTTAAGTGCGATTTCTGGAAAAATACACGATAATTCTCAACCCTCTATTGAACAATTAGAAAATCTCAGTCGGGAAAAATTTGGCACTTTAGGTCAACCTGTTCCTAGAAACCTTTCCTTTACCGAAATTGCCAGTTGCGGTCATCTTAGTGGGGAAAAAGGTGAAGCCTTCATTGTTCCCAATGGCTGGCTTTTTCCTAATAGTATTGATGGCCCAGCATTAAACAATTCCAGTGAACAGCGACGACGTTTTTTAGGTTTCAGCCACCAATGTATCCAAACAATTTTTGAACCGGAAACTGCTAATTTATTATTAGGCCCCTTAGAAGATGAAATCAATAGTGAACGCTATCGCCACGTTGACACTCAAGTACATGAAGCCGGCCATGCAAGCGGTTTAGGATTTGATTTCAAGGCAAACCAGAACCTTTTTCAAAATTATACATACGCGGGTGTAGAAGAATGGCGATCGGATAGTCTCGGATTTGAGTTTGCCGCTTGCACTTTACCTGCTGAAGAAGCTGGGAAATTGGTAGCGGTTAATTTCTGCATTCGCTTTGGTTTAGATGCTCACCGTTTAGGTGGGGTAGAAAAAGATACGGATGTTCATGCTAGTTTGATTAGCTTAGAATATCTTTTTCAAAATGATGCCATTTATATTACTAAAAATGGTCAATTAGCTTTGCGTAATTTGAGTTATCCCGGTTTACTACAAGCGGTGGAACTTCATCGAGCGCAAGCATTATCTATTACCCGCAGGGAGTTAAATCTGAAAAGTCCTACAGGTATTTTCTCGCTGTACAAGATAGACATTCACCCATCAACTTTGTCAGTTTTTCAAGGACTAATTATAGAACGTTGTCAAGGAATATGGAGACATTTGCAGTAG
- a CDS encoding ABC transporter related, with translation MNRQVSDQELSEVLQQVNLQDVLTRVGGFDQEVPWENILSLGEQQRLAFARILVTRPHFVILDESTSALDLINEKNLYQQLKETKTTFISVGHRESIFDYHQWVLELSPDSGW, from the coding sequence GTGAATCGTCAAGTGAGCGATCAAGAACTCAGTGAAGTTCTACAACAAGTGAATCTTCAAGATGTGCTTACCAGGGTCGGAGGCTTTGATCAAGAAGTCCCTTGGGAAAATATATTATCACTAGGGGAACAACAACGTTTGGCTTTTGCCCGAATATTAGTGACCCGTCCTCATTTTGTTATCTTAGATGAATCAACTAGTGCTTTGGATTTGATCAATGAAAAGAATTTATATCAACAGTTAAAAGAAACAAAAACAACCTTTATTAGTGTGGGACATCGGGAAAGTATTTTTGATTACCACCAATGGGTTTTGGAACTCTCACCCGATTCTGGTTGGTAA
- a CDS encoding hypothetical protein (conserved hypothetical protein): MKFLIDQDVYAVTTKFLIDAGHDVIVVAQMGLAQASDEEILRVAQAENRILITRDRDYGNLIFVRAIATGVIYLRVLPKTVNAVHNELAGVIENYSEVELKGAFVVVEPDGHRFRKPLT, from the coding sequence ATGAAGTTTCTGATAGACCAAGATGTATACGCTGTCACCACAAAATTTTTGATTGATGCAGGACATGATGTAATTGTTGTCGCTCAAATGGGTCTAGCGCAAGCAAGTGATGAAGAAATACTCAGAGTAGCCCAAGCAGAAAATCGCATCCTTATTACGCGAGACAGAGATTACGGAAATCTTATTTTTGTAAGGGCGATCGCAACAGGTGTGATTTACCTTCGAGTTTTACCTAAAACGGTGAATGCAGTTCATAACGAACTAGCAGGAGTCATAGAAAATTACTCTGAAGTAGAACTAAAAGGGGCATTTGTGGTTGTAGAACCTGATGGACATCGGTTTAGAAAACCGCTTACATAG